In a single window of the Litorilituus sediminis genome:
- the fabR gene encoding HTH-type transcriptional repressor FabR: MSGVRAQQKEKTRRQLIDAALNQLSAERSFSSLSLREVAKEAGLAPTSFYRHFTDMDELGLTLVDEAGLTLRQLMRQSRQRIAKGGSVIQISVLTFMEFIESNGNIFRLLLRERSGTSSAFRAAVSREIRYFTLELCDYLQQANQLDADIAYLQANAAVTIVFSAGSDALDVDDKNEREQLATRTIQQLRFIARGAADLSNRRKAGKE; this comes from the coding sequence ATGAGTGGCGTTAGAGCACAACAAAAAGAAAAAACTCGCAGACAGTTAATTGATGCCGCGTTAAATCAATTAAGCGCCGAGCGTAGCTTCTCTAGTTTAAGTTTGCGTGAAGTAGCAAAAGAAGCTGGTTTAGCACCAACATCGTTTTATCGACATTTTACCGATATGGATGAACTTGGCTTAACCTTAGTGGATGAAGCTGGCTTAACATTACGTCAATTAATGCGACAATCTAGGCAGCGTATAGCTAAAGGTGGCTCTGTTATACAAATTTCTGTTTTAACTTTTATGGAGTTTATTGAAAGCAACGGTAATATTTTTCGATTATTACTACGAGAACGCTCAGGTACCTCATCGGCATTTCGTGCCGCAGTTTCAAGAGAAATTCGTTATTTTACCTTAGAGCTGTGTGACTACCTTCAACAGGCAAACCAACTAGATGCGGATATTGCTTATTTACAAGCCAATGCTGCGGTAACTATTGTTTTTAGTGCTGGCTCAGATGCGTTAGATGTTGATGATAAAAATGAACGTGAGCAACTCGCTACTCGAACCATTCAACAGCTAAGGTTTATTGCCCGCGGTGCGGCTGATTTAAGTAACAGACGCAAGGCGGGCAAAGAATAA